A stretch of the Gammaproteobacteria bacterium genome encodes the following:
- a CDS encoding ATP-binding cassette domain-containing protein, with amino-acid sequence MTLIAFRGVDDKAAPSFEKQRVTTPILLQMHASECGAACLGSILAYFGRWVSLVELRERCEVSRDGSSAASIARAARHYGLECSGLSLRAGQLKRLQLPLIVFWQFSHFVVLEGFDGRHFYLNDPSTGRRRLSAQEFGKGYSGIALRFKRGSGFEPGGEPPGLYTQLGTLLTGSRSALAWVIACGLMLTLLALVVPASLGVFVDDVLENRGPWGGLVTALLGGGVLVYILSLLKHRFLKRFAIRIAVMGYSRGLSRLLRLPVEFFEHRLVGDLTDRVSSIDRVARNLTEQFLVLIVDMAMSAVLLIAMLAYDVRLTLVVLFLALLHGVLAHFLNGLRAVRSQAMRREQGLLIGVGMQMLNHADNLRMTGSDDRFFSQWSGHQARELQARRRYSALGSVNTALPGMIAALRAAAVLGIGGSLVMAGEMTLGTLVGFYILAEMFLAPVGRFLEFAGQRQALETDLQRLEDISKAAEDPTFRRRSSQSESLPTFNGRLQLTGRLELRDVSFGFNRSRPALIKDFNLLIRPGQRVAVVGPSGSGKSTLARLIAGLYQPWSGEILFDGHPRDEIPEEVLRRSISMVDQEVVLFSASVRDNITLWNPAVPDEAIFAATRDAQIHDEILRRPDGYSTRVEEGGVNFSGGQRQRLEIARGLLGNPTLLILDEATSALDAATEEYVDDALRRRGVTCLIVAHRLSTVRDCDEIIVLDGGVEVQRGTHDELIADRDGTYYKLVKSG; translated from the coding sequence ATGACGCTGATCGCCTTCAGGGGGGTTGACGACAAGGCCGCACCGAGCTTCGAGAAACAGCGCGTAACCACGCCGATTCTGTTGCAGATGCACGCGTCGGAGTGTGGCGCGGCCTGCCTCGGCAGCATTCTCGCCTACTTCGGACGCTGGGTTTCGCTGGTGGAATTGCGGGAAAGATGCGAGGTGAGTCGGGACGGGAGCAGTGCGGCGAGCATCGCACGCGCGGCCAGGCACTACGGTCTCGAATGCAGTGGACTCAGCCTGCGTGCCGGTCAGCTGAAGAGGCTGCAGTTGCCTCTGATCGTGTTCTGGCAATTCAGCCATTTTGTTGTCCTCGAGGGGTTCGACGGTCGCCACTTCTATCTCAATGATCCGTCCACGGGGCGGCGCAGGCTCTCGGCGCAAGAGTTCGGCAAGGGCTACAGCGGAATTGCGCTGCGATTCAAGCGGGGCTCCGGTTTCGAACCCGGCGGCGAGCCGCCCGGATTGTACACGCAACTGGGCACGCTGCTCACCGGATCGCGGAGCGCGCTTGCCTGGGTAATTGCCTGCGGCCTCATGTTGACGCTGCTGGCCCTTGTTGTCCCCGCATCTCTAGGCGTTTTCGTGGACGATGTTCTGGAGAACCGGGGGCCCTGGGGCGGACTCGTGACGGCCCTGCTCGGCGGCGGTGTCCTCGTATACATCCTGTCCCTGCTCAAGCACCGGTTCCTGAAACGGTTCGCGATCCGGATTGCGGTGATGGGCTACAGTCGAGGCCTGTCGCGGCTGCTGCGGTTGCCGGTGGAGTTCTTCGAACACCGTCTCGTAGGCGATCTGACGGATCGAGTCTCGTCCATCGACAGAGTCGCGAGAAACCTGACGGAACAGTTTCTGGTGCTCATTGTCGACATGGCGATGAGCGCTGTGCTGCTCATTGCCATGTTGGCCTACGATGTCCGGCTCACGCTGGTTGTGCTGTTTCTGGCCCTTCTGCACGGCGTGCTGGCACACTTTCTCAATGGGCTCAGGGCGGTTCGAAGCCAGGCGATGAGGCGCGAACAGGGGCTCTTGATCGGCGTCGGCATGCAGATGCTGAATCATGCCGACAACCTGCGCATGACGGGATCGGACGACCGTTTCTTTTCGCAGTGGAGCGGCCATCAGGCGCGCGAACTGCAAGCGCGCCGGCGCTATTCCGCACTGGGCTCCGTCAATACCGCGCTCCCGGGCATGATCGCCGCACTTCGCGCCGCGGCGGTCCTGGGCATCGGGGGAAGCCTGGTCATGGCCGGAGAGATGACCCTGGGCACGCTGGTCGGGTTCTATATCCTGGCCGAGATGTTTCTGGCACCGGTTGGGCGCTTCCTGGAGTTCGCCGGGCAACGCCAGGCGCTCGAAACCGATCTGCAGCGACTCGAGGATATCTCCAAAGCGGCGGAAGACCCCACCTTCCGTCGCCGGAGTTCTCAGTCGGAGTCGCTTCCCACCTTCAACGGCCGACTCCAGCTCACCGGCCGGCTCGAGCTGCGAGACGTCAGCTTCGGCTTCAACAGGAGTCGGCCCGCTCTGATCAAGGACTTCAACCTCCTGATCAGGCCGGGGCAGCGGGTTGCCGTTGTCGGTCCCAGCGGTTCCGGCAAGTCGACCCTCGCGCGGCTGATTGCCGGTCTCTATCAGCCCTGGTCCGGCGAAATCCTGTTCGATGGCCACCCCCGCGATGAGATTCCCGAGGAGGTGCTGCGGCGGTCCATCTCCATGGTGGATCAGGAGGTCGTGCTCTTTTCCGCGTCCGTGCGCGACAACATCACCCTGTGGAACCCCGCCGTTCCGGATGAGGCCATCTTCGCGGCGACACGCGATGCCCAGATCCATGACGAAATCCTGCGTCGGCCGGACGGATATTCGACCCGGGTCGAGGAAGGCGGCGTGAATTTCAGCGGCGGCCAGCGCCAGCGGCTGGAGATCGCCCGGGGGCTGCTGGGCAATCCGACGCTGCTCATTCTGGATGAGGCGACCAGCGCCCTCGATGCCGCGACGGAGGAATACGTCGACGACGCCTTGCGACGCCGCGGTGTCACCTGCCTGATCGTGGCGCACCGGCTGAGCACCGTGCGGGACTGCGACGAGATCATCGTGCTCGACGGGGGTGTCGAAGTGCAGCGCGGGACGCACGACGAGCTGATCGCGGATCGGGACGGCACGTACTACAAGCTGGTCAAGTCCGGCTGA